Proteins encoded in a region of the Roseateles sp. SL47 genome:
- the malG gene encoding maltose ABC transporter permease MalG, which yields MAIVRGKQARWRVWAAHGVLWVFLAITLFPLLAVISISLRPGNFATGHLIPTEISLEHWKLALGIPYQAPDGSVVQPPFPVLTWLWNSIKVATLSALCIVAFSTTAAYAFARLRFRFKTAILNSMLLLQMFPAVLALVAIYAIFETIGAYVPWLGIETHAGLVVAYLGGVATHIWTIKGYFDTIPIEIEENAKVDGATHWQAFRLVLLPMAVPILMVVFVLAFIGVIIEYPVASVLLREEGNLTLAVGSKYFLHDQRFLWGDFAAAAVLSGLPITLVFTLAQRWIVSGLTAGGVKG from the coding sequence ATGGCCATCGTTCGAGGCAAGCAGGCCCGCTGGCGGGTATGGGCGGCGCATGGCGTGCTGTGGGTCTTTCTGGCCATCACGCTGTTCCCGCTGCTGGCGGTGATCTCCATTTCGCTGCGGCCCGGCAACTTCGCCACGGGCCACCTGATTCCCACCGAGATCAGCCTGGAGCACTGGAAGCTGGCGCTGGGCATCCCCTACCAGGCCCCGGACGGCAGCGTGGTGCAGCCGCCCTTCCCGGTGCTCACCTGGCTGTGGAACTCCATCAAGGTGGCCACCCTCTCGGCCCTGTGCATCGTGGCGTTCTCCACCACCGCCGCTTATGCCTTCGCGCGGCTGCGCTTTCGCTTCAAGACGGCCATCCTGAACAGCATGCTGCTGCTGCAGATGTTCCCGGCGGTGCTGGCGCTGGTGGCCATCTATGCCATTTTCGAGACCATCGGTGCCTATGTGCCCTGGCTGGGCATCGAGACACACGCCGGCCTGGTGGTGGCCTACCTGGGTGGCGTGGCCACACACATCTGGACCATCAAGGGCTACTTCGACACCATCCCCATCGAGATCGAAGAAAACGCCAAGGTGGACGGCGCCACCCATTGGCAGGCCTTCCGGCTGGTGCTGCTGCCCATGGCCGTGCCCATCCTGATGGTGGTGTTCGTGCTGGCCTTCATCGGCGTGATCATTGAATACCCGGTGGCATCGGTGCTGCTGCGGGAGGAAGGCAACCTGACCCTGGCGGTCGGCTCCAAATACTTCCTGCATGACCAACGCTTCCTGTGGGGCGACTTTGCGGCAGCGGCGGTGTTGTCCGGGCTGCCGATCACCTTGGTCTTCACCCTGGCCCAGCGTTGGATTGTGTCCGGCCTGACCGCCGGCGGCGTGAAGGGCTGA
- the malF gene encoding maltose ABC transporter permease MalF codes for MNATTASTSPLAASLASPLAESPLARAYSVQPPGLMQRLGRGLYWPVVAAIAMAALYLVYTLYAGGQTWWALGTLALFGAGFGIYLNQSGFAWRYLFPGVTGMLVFIAFPLLYTTQIGFTNYSSAHLLSQERVRDYLLDQHEAVPDQVRDYSLHADGRQFRLVLRHPDTGTVEWVTPPLALRRSDQPVDIPLQAATDAAASDHSPWGPALSLRDLVQHREALAQLRLHRPGGAADAEVLRYLGLREFGPIRRHFEEQPDGSLLRRVDGQRFQPNARTGYYENAAGDPLQPGYKVMVGWKNYARMVLDADFRGPFLSIFTWTVLFSLLTVLFATAIGMMLAVLLNWEDLRFRGTYRTLLFLPYAVPGFISILVFKGLFNQNFGEINAMLDALFGVKPAWFADPLLAKTMLLIVNVWLGYPYIMILTAGLLKAIPADLYEASAIAGAGPLTNFFKITVPLIIKPLSPLLVAAFAFNFNNFVVIALLTDGRPDYLSSKIPAGQTDILVSYTYRIAFRDSGSDFGLAAAISTLIFFLVAALSVLNLRLMRKP; via the coding sequence ATGAATGCCACCACTGCTTCCACGTCTCCGCTGGCGGCCTCGCTGGCCTCTCCATTGGCGGAGTCCCCCCTGGCGCGGGCTTATAGCGTCCAGCCACCGGGGCTGATGCAGCGGCTGGGCCGCGGGTTGTACTGGCCGGTGGTGGCGGCCATTGCGATGGCCGCGCTGTACCTCGTCTACACGCTGTATGCCGGGGGGCAGACCTGGTGGGCGCTCGGCACGCTGGCGCTGTTTGGGGCCGGCTTCGGCATCTACCTCAACCAGAGCGGCTTCGCCTGGCGCTACCTGTTCCCGGGTGTCACCGGCATGCTGGTGTTCATTGCCTTCCCGCTGCTCTACACCACGCAGATCGGCTTCACCAACTACTCATCGGCCCACCTGCTGAGCCAGGAGCGGGTGCGCGACTATCTGCTGGACCAGCACGAGGCCGTTCCAGACCAGGTGCGGGACTATTCCCTGCACGCAGACGGCCGCCAGTTCCGGCTCGTGCTGCGGCACCCGGACACCGGCACCGTGGAATGGGTGACACCTCCGCTGGCCCTGCGTCGCAGCGACCAGCCGGTGGACATCCCCTTGCAGGCCGCCACCGATGCAGCCGCGTCCGACCACTCGCCCTGGGGCCCCGCCCTCTCGCTACGCGACCTGGTGCAGCACCGCGAGGCCCTGGCGCAGTTGCGACTGCATCGGCCCGGGGGCGCGGCAGATGCCGAGGTGCTGAGGTATCTCGGCCTCCGGGAGTTCGGCCCCATCCGGCGCCATTTCGAGGAGCAGCCCGACGGCAGCCTGCTGCGCAGGGTCGATGGCCAACGCTTCCAACCCAATGCGCGCACCGGCTATTACGAGAACGCTGCGGGGGACCCCCTGCAGCCCGGCTACAAGGTGATGGTGGGATGGAAGAACTACGCCCGCATGGTGCTGGATGCGGATTTCCGCGGCCCGTTCCTGTCGATCTTCACCTGGACGGTGCTGTTCTCGCTGCTCACCGTGCTGTTTGCAACGGCCATCGGCATGATGCTGGCGGTGCTGCTGAACTGGGAGGACCTGCGCTTTCGTGGCACTTATCGCACCCTGCTGTTCCTGCCCTATGCAGTGCCGGGCTTCATCAGCATCCTGGTGTTCAAGGGCTTGTTCAACCAGAACTTCGGGGAGATCAATGCCATGCTCGATGCGCTCTTCGGCGTGAAGCCCGCGTGGTTCGCCGATCCACTGCTGGCCAAGACCATGCTGCTGATCGTGAATGTGTGGCTGGGCTACCCCTACATCATGATCCTGACAGCCGGGCTGCTGAAGGCGATTCCGGCCGATCTGTACGAAGCCTCGGCGATTGCCGGCGCAGGGCCGCTGACCAACTTCTTCAAGATCACCGTGCCGCTGATCATCAAGCCGCTGTCGCCACTGCTGGTGGCGGCCTTTGCCTTCAACTTCAACAACTTCGTGGTGATTGCCCTGCTGACGGACGGTCGCCCGGACTACCTCTCCAGCAAGATCCCGGCGGGGCAGACCGACATCCTGGTGAGCTACACCTACCGCATCGCCTTCCGGGATTCCGGATCGGACTTCGGCCTCGCCGCAGCCATTTCCACGCTCATCTTCTTCCTGGTGGCCGCCCTATCGGTGCTCAACCTACGGCTGATGAGGAAGCCATGA